A region of Cucumis melo cultivar AY chromosome 2, USDA_Cmelo_AY_1.0, whole genome shotgun sequence DNA encodes the following proteins:
- the LOC103492369 gene encoding protein FIP1 isoform X4, producing MAAERHASSRATSSEDNAMFLDILHEAPLFGHRKPARTVGSIIYCFVLASYAALAIGAPWIFHPIKHLVEPLLCSCHVVLLMLTVTAYGTAALLLVMVWEPQISALSIPIILRLIMLIEAVCAGSFMIIYISYVQKYNSLNSQPDVLKSLYSPLQQSSSLEDLRYHDVGRLSDQQMALLQYQRENLHFLNEEILRLQECLSKYERSSDGSTPQVDLAHMLAARDQELRTLSAEMNQVTSELRLARSVIAERDTEIQKLLTTNKQYVEENERLRAILGEWSTRAAKLERALEAERMSNIELQKRISTLKKQPHASETSEGQRS from the exons ATGGCAGCGGAGAGGCACGCCTCTTCGCGCGCAACATCATCTGAAGACAACGCGAT GTTTCTTGACATACTGCATGAGGCACCGTTATTTGGTCATCGGAAGCCTGCAAGAACTGTTGGAAGCataatttattgttttgttttggcaA GCTATGCTGCTCTGGCTATTGGAGCGCCATGGATTTTTCATCCTATAAAGCACTTGGTTGAACCATTGCTCTGCAGTTGTCATGTCGTTCTCTTGATGCTCACAG TTACTGCATATG GAACTGCTGCCCTTTTACTTGTCATGGTATGGGAACCTCAAATCAGTGCACTTTCGATCCCCATAATTTTAAG GTTGATTATGTTAATTGAAGCGGTGTGTGCTGGATCATTTATGATTATATATATCA GCTATGTACAAAAGTACAATTCATTAAATTCTCAGCCTGATGTTTTGAAGTCATTGTATTCTCCACTTCAGCAATCaagttctttggaagatctaag GTATCATGATGTTGGTCGACTTTCTGATCAGCAAATGGCTCTGTTGCAATATCAGCGAGAGAACCTTCATTTTCTGAATGAGGAG ATTCTTCGGTTGCAAGAGTGCTTAAGTAAATATGAACGGTCCAGTGATGGAAGCACGCCTCAG GTTGATCTTGCCCATATGCTAGCTGCTCGTGATCAGGAATTGAGGACACTTTCGGCTGAG ATGAATCAGGTGACATCAGAACTTAGGCTTGCTCGATCCGTTATAGCTGAGAGGGATACCGAGATTCAGAAATTACTCACCACCAACAAGCAG tatgtagaagaaaatgaaagacTGAGAGCTATTCTAGGAGAATGGAGTACACGGGCCGCAAAG CTCGAGAGAGCGCTGGAAGCTGAGCGTATGTCAAATATTGAACTACAAAAGAGGATTTCAACACTGAAAAAGCAACCACATGCGTCCGAAACATCAGAGGGGCAAAGGAGTTGA
- the LOC103492368 gene encoding uncharacterized protein LOC103492368, which yields MADGKRIQTFEDFFKVHGLLLTASGLPQSLHRQLFQKLTSETFDGGSHFQVEPFEDGRCRRLVLSSDFMAKESHVFLVDHAWTFRLSDAYKQLLEVPGLAERMASLMCVDIDLNLDEEDEDHSKSNVDDDDAKQSVWELIESEIRGAIEKGNDSVRWLELENLQIDDDTLLSLDLPTKFPDLLALSLTGNKLKDVDTVAREVVKFKHLRALWLNDNPVAENCDASLQQRVLEGSPNLEIYNSRFTLNFSKWALGFCGDMYGKDNPGSIYPSDHTLQCLTSLDLSSRCIHNLINKAFSPVELPSLSYLNLRGNPLEQNSVGDLLKILKEFPCLSSLEVDIPGPLGEKASDIIESLPNLSNLNGIDVEKILSSGKHMIDSMLLPRLPEWAPEETLPDRVINAMWQYLMTYRLADEEKIDETSVWYVMDELGSALRHSDEPNFRVAPFLFMPEGNLTSAISFTILWPIHNVQKGDECTRDYLFGIGEDKQRSARLTAWFHTPQNYFVHEYEKHIKNLQSKVLTSPISQTTSKTEELRQSKGGTLRVYTDNPQVEEFLNRPEFTITSDPKEADIIWTSMQIDEDTRKATGITDKQYVNQFPFEACLVMKHHLAETIEKAHGCPEWLQPTYNLETHLSQLIGDYFVRKRDGLNNLWILKPWNMARTIDTTVTDNLSAIIRLMETGPKICQKYIEHPALFNGKKFDLRYIVLVRSMKPLEIFLADSFWVRLANNPYSLEKQSLFEYETHFTVMNYRGRLNHKNIADFVREFEQEHNVKWLDIHSRVTSMIRSVFESAAVVHPEMHSPFSRAMYGLDVMLDSSFQPKLLEVTYCPDCTRACKYDVENVFGGGVIEGREFYNYIFGCLFLNETTHVTPL from the exons ATGGCAGACGGCAAAAGAATCCAAACCTTTGAGGATTTCTTCAAAGTCCACGGTTTGCTCCTCACTGCCTCTGGACTTCCCCAGTCTCTTCATCGTCAACTGTTTCAGAAACTGACCTCGGAGACCTTTGACGGCGGCTCTCACTTCCAGGTCGAACCGTTTGAGGATGGACGCTGTAGACGCCTCGTCCTCTCCTCTGACTTCATGGCCAAGGAATCGCACGTCTTCCTCGTCGACCATGCCTGGACTTTCCGTCTCTCCGACGCTTACAAGCAG TTGTTGGAAGTGCCTGGATTGGCTGAGAGAATGGCGTCCTTGATGTGTGTGGATATTGATTTGAATTTggatgaggaagatgaagatcattcaaaatcaaatgttgatgatgatgatgctaAACAGAGTGTTTGGGAGCTAATAGAGAGTGAAATACGTGGTGCCATAGAAAAAGGAAATGACTCTGTTAGATGGTTGGAGCTTGAGAATCTTCAAATTGATGATGATACACTCTTGTCCCTCGATTTGCCAACAAAGTTTCCG GATTTACTTGCTCTTAGCTTGACTGGAAACAAGCTTAAAGATGTAGATACGGTTGCTCGGGAAGTTGTGAAGTTTAAACATCTTAGAGCACTTTGGTTGAATGATAATCCAGTTGCGGAAAATTG TGATGCGAGCCTGCAGCAGAGAGTTCTTGAAGGATCCCCAAATTTAGAAATCTACAACTCACGATTTACTCTTAACTTTTCCAAGTGGGCACTGGGATTTTGTGGAGATATGTATGGGAAGGATAATCCTGGCAGTATTTACCCATCTGATCACACATTGCAATGCTTGACAAGTCTAGACCTTTCAAGTAGATGCATTCACAATTTAATCAACAAG GCCTTTTCACCCGTTGAGCTGCCATCTCTTTCCTACTTGAATCTTAGGGGAAACCCCTTGGAACAGAATTCTGTTGGTGACTTGTTGAAAATCCTGAAGGAATTTCCTTGCTTAAGTTCTTTGGAG GTAGATATTCCCGGTCCTCTTGGAGAGAAGGCTTCAGACATAATTGAATCTCTCCCTAATCTAAGTAATCTGAATGGCATTGATGTGGAAAAAATATTGAGTTCTGGAAAGCATATGATTGATTCAATGCTTCTCCCACGTCTCCCTGAGTGGGCTCCTGAGGAGACTCTCCCTGATCGCGTTATAAATGCGATGTGGCAATATTTGATGACTTACAGACTAGCTGACGAGGAAAAGATTGATGAAACCTCCGTTTG GTACGTGATGGATGAACTAGGTTCAGCTTTGCGGCATAGCGATGAGCCAAATTTCAGAGTGGCTCCATTCCTCTTCATGCCAGAGGGAAATCTGACGTCAGCCATAAG CTTTACCATACTATGGCCAATCCACAATGTTCAGAAAGGTGATGAATGCACTCGTGATTATCTGTTTGGCATTGGGGAGGACAAACAACGGTCTGCTAGACTTACGGCTTGGTTTCACACCCCACAAAACTATTTTGTGCAT GAGTATGAGAAACACATCAAGAATCTGCAGTCGAAGGTGTTAACTTCACCCATTTCTCAAACCACCTCAAAAACTGAAGAACTACGTCAGAGTAAAGGAGGCACTTTACGTGTTTACACTGACAATCCTCAAGTTGAAGAATTCTTAAACCGCCCGGAATTTACAATTA CTAGTGATCCAAAAGAGGCCGATATCATATGGACAAGTATGCAGATTGATGAGGATACAAGGAAGGCTACTGGGATAACAGATAAGCAATACGTAAACCAATTTCCTTTTGAAGCTTGTCTTGTCATGAAACATCATTTGGCTGAGACGATTGAGAAG GCTCATGGATGTCCTGAGTGGTTGCAGCCTACTTACAATCTTGAGACACATTTATCTCAACTTATTGGCGATTATTTTGTGCGTAAAAGGGACGGATTAAATAATTTATGGATACTGAAACCATGGAATATGGCACGGACTATAGATACTACAGTCACCGACAACCTATCTGCCATTATCCGTCTCATGGAAACTGGCCCTAAGATATGTCAAAAGTATATTGAGCATCCTGCTCTGTTTAATGGGAAGAAGTTTGATCTTCGTTATATTGTTCTTGTACGTAGTATGAAGCCTTTGGAAATCTTCCTCGCGGATTCTTTCTGG GTTCGATTGGCGAATAACCCATACTCTTTAGAGAAGCAGAGTCTCTTTGAATATGAAACTCACTTCACGGTTATG AACTACCGGGGAAGattaaatcataaaaatatAGCAGACTTTGTCAGGGAATTTGAGCAAGAGCACAATG TTAAGTGGTTGGATATCCACTCGAGAGTGACAAGTATGATCCGATCAGTTTTCGAGTCGGCTGCAGTGGTTCACCCCGAGATGCATAGTCCATTCTCTAGAGCCATGTATGGTCTGGATGTGATGCTTGATTCTTCTTTTCAACCAAAGCTATTGGAG GTGACTTACTGCCCGGATTGCACCCGAGCATGCAAGTACGACGTGGAAAATGTCTTTGGAGGTGGGGTTATAGAAGGTCGAGAATTTTACAACTATATTTTTGGTTGTCTTTTCTTAAATGAAACTACTCATGTCACTCCATTGTAA
- the LOC103492370 gene encoding thiol protease aleurain-like isoform X1: MASRLFFVSSVLLLLSCAVAGSVFDDSNPIRMVSDRLRELELEVVRVLGQVPHALRFARFAHRYGKKYETAEEMKRRFGIFLESLELIKSTNKQGLSYKLGVNQFADWTWEEFKKHRLGAAQNCSATTKGSHKLTDAVPPESKDWRKDGIVSPVKDQGHCGSCWTFSTTGALEAAYAQAHGKGVSLSEQQLVDCAGAFNNFGCNGGLPSQAFEYIKYNGGLDTEAAYPYTGKDGKCKFVSENVGVQVIDSVNITLGAEDELKHAVAFVRPVSVAFEVVSGFRLYSKGVYTSNSCGSTPMDVNHAVLAVGYGVEDGIPYWLIKNSWGGNWGDDGYFKMEMGKNMCGVATCASYPIVA, encoded by the exons ATGGCTTCACGGCTGTTCTTTGTTTCCTCTGTTCTTTTGCTACTTTCCTGTGCAGTTGCCGGATCTGTTTTCGATGATTCCAATCCCATTCGTATGGTCTCTGACCGTCTTCGTGAATTGGAATTAGAGGTTGTTCGTGTCCTCGGTCAAGTTCCTCACGCTCTCCGATTCGCTCGATTCGCTCACCG GTATGGGAAGAAGTACGAGACGGCGGAGGAGATGAAACGCCGATTTGGGATTTTCTTGGAGAGTTTGGAACTGATCAAATCGACTAATAAACAAGGCCTTTCTTATAAGCTTGGTGTTAATC AATTTGCGGATTGGACGTGGGAAGAGTTCAAAAAACATAGGCTAGGAGCTGCTCAAAACTGCTCTGCTACCACGAAAGGAAGTCACAAGCTTACTGATGCTGTTCCTCCTGAATCG AAAGACTGGAGGAAAGATGGCATAGTTAGTCCTGTTAAAGATCAAGGCCACTGTGGTTCTTGCTGGACATTCAG TACAACTGGAGCGCTTGAAGCGGCCTATGCACAAGCACATGGAAAGGGTGTCTCCCTGTCCGAGCAGCAGCTTGTGGATTGTGCAGGTGCTTTTAACAACTTTGGCTGCAATGGTGGACTGCCTTCCCAAGCTTTTGAGTACATTAAGTACAATGGTGGCCTTGACACTGAAGCAGCATATCCTTACACTGGAAAAGACGGCAAATGCAAATTCGTCTCTGAGAATGTTGGAGTACAAGTTATTGATTCTGTGAACATCACTCTT GGCGCTGAAGATGAATTGAAACATGCAGTTGcttttgttcgacctgtaagCGTAGCATTTGAGGTGGTTAGCGGTTTTCGCTTGTATTCAAAAGGAGTTTACACCAGTAACTCATGCGGCAGTACCCCTATG GATGTAAACCACGCTGTGCTTGCAGTTGGTTATGGTGTCGAAGATGGTATCCCATACTGGCTTATAAAGAATTCATGGGGAGGAAACTGGGGTGACGATGGCTACTTCAAGATGGAGATGGGCAAGAACATGTGTG GTGTTGCAACTTGTGCTTCATACCCCATTGTTGCTTAG
- the LOC103492369 gene encoding protein FIP1 isoform X5, translating into MLTGIFQQYLVYQVHKIRLQGYYSFSQKLKHIVRLPFAVTAYGTAALLLVMVWEPQISALSIPIILRLIMLIEAVCAGSFMIIYISYVQKYNSLNSQPDVLKSLYSPLQQSSSLEDLRYHDVGRLSDQQMALLQYQRENLHFLNEEILRLQECLSKYERSSDGSTPQVDLAHMLAARDQELRTLSAEMNQVTSELRLARSVIAERDTEIQKLLTTNKQYVEENERLRAILGEWSTRAAKLERALEAERMSNIELQKRISTLKKQPHASETSEGQRS; encoded by the exons ATGCTCACAG GTATCTTTCAGCAATATCTAGTATACCAAGTCCACAAAATTCGTTTGCAG GGTTATTATAGCTTTAGCCAGAAGTTAAAGCATATTGTTCGTCTACCTTTTGCAGTTACTGCATATG GAACTGCTGCCCTTTTACTTGTCATGGTATGGGAACCTCAAATCAGTGCACTTTCGATCCCCATAATTTTAAG GTTGATTATGTTAATTGAAGCGGTGTGTGCTGGATCATTTATGATTATATATATCA GCTATGTACAAAAGTACAATTCATTAAATTCTCAGCCTGATGTTTTGAAGTCATTGTATTCTCCACTTCAGCAATCaagttctttggaagatctaag GTATCATGATGTTGGTCGACTTTCTGATCAGCAAATGGCTCTGTTGCAATATCAGCGAGAGAACCTTCATTTTCTGAATGAGGAG ATTCTTCGGTTGCAAGAGTGCTTAAGTAAATATGAACGGTCCAGTGATGGAAGCACGCCTCAG GTTGATCTTGCCCATATGCTAGCTGCTCGTGATCAGGAATTGAGGACACTTTCGGCTGAG ATGAATCAGGTGACATCAGAACTTAGGCTTGCTCGATCCGTTATAGCTGAGAGGGATACCGAGATTCAGAAATTACTCACCACCAACAAGCAG tatgtagaagaaaatgaaagacTGAGAGCTATTCTAGGAGAATGGAGTACACGGGCCGCAAAG CTCGAGAGAGCGCTGGAAGCTGAGCGTATGTCAAATATTGAACTACAAAAGAGGATTTCAACACTGAAAAAGCAACCACATGCGTCCGAAACATCAGAGGGGCAAAGGAGTTGA
- the LOC103492369 gene encoding protein FIP1 isoform X1, with protein MAAERHASSRATSSEDNAMFLDILHEAPLFGHRKPARTVGSIIYCFVLASYAALAIGAPWIFHPIKHLVEPLLCSCHVVLLMLTGIFQQYLVYQVHKIRLQGYYSFSQKLKHIVRLPFAVTAYGTAALLLVMVWEPQISALSIPIILRLIMLIEAVCAGSFMIIYISYVQKYNSLNSQPDVLKSLYSPLQQSSSLEDLRYHDVGRLSDQQMALLQYQRENLHFLNEEILRLQECLSKYERSSDGSTPQVDLAHMLAARDQELRTLSAEMNQVTSELRLARSVIAERDTEIQKLLTTNKQYVEENERLRAILGEWSTRAAKLERALEAERMSNIELQKRISTLKKQPHASETSEGQRS; from the exons ATGGCAGCGGAGAGGCACGCCTCTTCGCGCGCAACATCATCTGAAGACAACGCGAT GTTTCTTGACATACTGCATGAGGCACCGTTATTTGGTCATCGGAAGCCTGCAAGAACTGTTGGAAGCataatttattgttttgttttggcaA GCTATGCTGCTCTGGCTATTGGAGCGCCATGGATTTTTCATCCTATAAAGCACTTGGTTGAACCATTGCTCTGCAGTTGTCATGTCGTTCTCTTGATGCTCACAG GTATCTTTCAGCAATATCTAGTATACCAAGTCCACAAAATTCGTTTGCAG GGTTATTATAGCTTTAGCCAGAAGTTAAAGCATATTGTTCGTCTACCTTTTGCAGTTACTGCATATG GAACTGCTGCCCTTTTACTTGTCATGGTATGGGAACCTCAAATCAGTGCACTTTCGATCCCCATAATTTTAAG GTTGATTATGTTAATTGAAGCGGTGTGTGCTGGATCATTTATGATTATATATATCA GCTATGTACAAAAGTACAATTCATTAAATTCTCAGCCTGATGTTTTGAAGTCATTGTATTCTCCACTTCAGCAATCaagttctttggaagatctaag GTATCATGATGTTGGTCGACTTTCTGATCAGCAAATGGCTCTGTTGCAATATCAGCGAGAGAACCTTCATTTTCTGAATGAGGAG ATTCTTCGGTTGCAAGAGTGCTTAAGTAAATATGAACGGTCCAGTGATGGAAGCACGCCTCAG GTTGATCTTGCCCATATGCTAGCTGCTCGTGATCAGGAATTGAGGACACTTTCGGCTGAG ATGAATCAGGTGACATCAGAACTTAGGCTTGCTCGATCCGTTATAGCTGAGAGGGATACCGAGATTCAGAAATTACTCACCACCAACAAGCAG tatgtagaagaaaatgaaagacTGAGAGCTATTCTAGGAGAATGGAGTACACGGGCCGCAAAG CTCGAGAGAGCGCTGGAAGCTGAGCGTATGTCAAATATTGAACTACAAAAGAGGATTTCAACACTGAAAAAGCAACCACATGCGTCCGAAACATCAGAGGGGCAAAGGAGTTGA
- the LOC103492370 gene encoding thiol protease aleurain-like isoform X2, translating into MASRLFFVSSVLLLLSCAVAGSVFDDSNPIRMVSDRLRELELEVVRVLGQVPHALRFARFAHRYGKKYETAEEMKRRFGIFLESLELIKSTNKQGLSYKLGVNQFADWTWEEFKKHRLGAAQNCSATTKGSHKLTDAVPPESKDWRKDGIVSPVKDQGHCGSCWTFSTTGALEAAYAQAHGKGVSLSEQQLVDCAGAFNNFGCNGGLPSQAFEYIKYNGGLDTEAAYPYTGKDGKCKFVSENVGVQVIDSVNITLGAEDELKHAVAFVRPVSVAFEVVSGFRLYSKGVYTSNSCGSTPMDVNHAVLAVGYGVEDGIPYWLIKNSWGGNWGDDGYFKMEMGKNMCVATCASYPIVA; encoded by the exons ATGGCTTCACGGCTGTTCTTTGTTTCCTCTGTTCTTTTGCTACTTTCCTGTGCAGTTGCCGGATCTGTTTTCGATGATTCCAATCCCATTCGTATGGTCTCTGACCGTCTTCGTGAATTGGAATTAGAGGTTGTTCGTGTCCTCGGTCAAGTTCCTCACGCTCTCCGATTCGCTCGATTCGCTCACCG GTATGGGAAGAAGTACGAGACGGCGGAGGAGATGAAACGCCGATTTGGGATTTTCTTGGAGAGTTTGGAACTGATCAAATCGACTAATAAACAAGGCCTTTCTTATAAGCTTGGTGTTAATC AATTTGCGGATTGGACGTGGGAAGAGTTCAAAAAACATAGGCTAGGAGCTGCTCAAAACTGCTCTGCTACCACGAAAGGAAGTCACAAGCTTACTGATGCTGTTCCTCCTGAATCG AAAGACTGGAGGAAAGATGGCATAGTTAGTCCTGTTAAAGATCAAGGCCACTGTGGTTCTTGCTGGACATTCAG TACAACTGGAGCGCTTGAAGCGGCCTATGCACAAGCACATGGAAAGGGTGTCTCCCTGTCCGAGCAGCAGCTTGTGGATTGTGCAGGTGCTTTTAACAACTTTGGCTGCAATGGTGGACTGCCTTCCCAAGCTTTTGAGTACATTAAGTACAATGGTGGCCTTGACACTGAAGCAGCATATCCTTACACTGGAAAAGACGGCAAATGCAAATTCGTCTCTGAGAATGTTGGAGTACAAGTTATTGATTCTGTGAACATCACTCTT GGCGCTGAAGATGAATTGAAACATGCAGTTGcttttgttcgacctgtaagCGTAGCATTTGAGGTGGTTAGCGGTTTTCGCTTGTATTCAAAAGGAGTTTACACCAGTAACTCATGCGGCAGTACCCCTATG GATGTAAACCACGCTGTGCTTGCAGTTGGTTATGGTGTCGAAGATGGTATCCCATACTGGCTTATAAAGAATTCATGGGGAGGAAACTGGGGTGACGATGGCTACTTCAAGATGGAGATGGGCAAGAACATGT GTGTTGCAACTTGTGCTTCATACCCCATTGTTGCTTAG
- the LOC103492537 gene encoding uncharacterized protein LOC103492537, with protein sequence MASSSSTSPCSPSSSTFVSQEEFNLFHKIDRQLYTILAISIGRDPIESLQIMAFWLWLERVGFRHVVFRLLRLPILLINELAEEALTALACIVSDHPPPPPSDEYNNNIPLTQNFMKKEISLQFLYANRHTAFEGVAKIRNEVCFRAMKDIMIQAISHRQISTAAAAVTAPPPPPSGVGDLQTQVPPEERAMFVTFSKGYPVHEWEVREFFNTNYGDCIENFQMQEVEANEQALFARIVFKFPSTIDLILRGQPRMKFTINGKHIWARKFIPKQRSSPPPPPPSPPPSAVAPPTS encoded by the exons ATGGCTTCTTCCTCTTCAACATCTCCTTGttctccttcatcttccacGTTTGTTTCTCAAGAAGAATTCAATTTATTCCACAAAATTGATAGACAACTTTACACAATTCTTGCCATTAGCATTGGCCGTGACCCCATTGAATCTCTTCAAATAATGGCCTTTTGGCTTTGGCTCGAACGAGTCGGTTTTCGCCACGTCGTTTTCCGATTGCTTCGCTTGCCTATCCTTCTCATCAACGAGCTCGCTGAAGAAGCCCTCACTGCTCTAGCTTGCATTGTCTCAGACCATCCTCCACCGCCGCCCTCCGACGAGTACAATAACAACATTCCTCTAACTCAAAATTTCATGAAGAAAGAAATCTCTCTTCAGTTTCTTTATGCTAACCGTCATACTGCCTTTGAAGGAGTGGCTAAAATCCGGAATGAGGTTTGTTTCAGAGCCATGAAAGATATTATGATTCAAGCTATTAGTCACAGACAAATCTCCACCGCTGCAGCCGCCGTCACCGCTCCTCCCCCACCTCCGTCAGGAGTAGGAGATTTGCAAACGCAG gtaCCACCGGAAGAAAGAGCAATGTTTGTAACATTTTCAAAGGGTTATCCAGTACACGAATGGGAAGTTAGAGAATTTTTCAATACAAATTACGGAGATTgcattgaaaattttcaaatgcaAGAAGTAGAGGCTAATGAACAAGCTTTATTTGCTAGAATTGTTTTCAAATTCCCTTCTACTATTGATCTCATTCTTAGAGGACAACCAAGAATGAAATTTACTATCAATGGGAAACATATATGGGCTCGAAAATTCATCCCGAAGCAGCGTTCGTCTCCGCCGCCTCCGCCTCCTTCACCGCCACCATCGGCAGTGGCTCCGCCCACGTCTTAG
- the LOC103492369 gene encoding protein FIP1 isoform X3, with product MAAERHASSRATSSEDNAMFLDILHEAPLFGHRKPARTVGSIIYCFVLVGYAALAIGAPWIFHPIKHLVEPLLCSCHVVLLMLTVTAYGTAALLLVMVWEPQISALSIPIILRLIMLIEAVCAGSFMIIYISYVQKYNSLNSQPDVLKSLYSPLQQSSSLEDLRYHDVGRLSDQQMALLQYQRENLHFLNEEILRLQECLSKYERSSDGSTPQVDLAHMLAARDQELRTLSAEMNQVTSELRLARSVIAERDTEIQKLLTTNKQYVEENERLRAILGEWSTRAAKLERALEAERMSNIELQKRISTLKKQPHASETSEGQRS from the exons ATGGCAGCGGAGAGGCACGCCTCTTCGCGCGCAACATCATCTGAAGACAACGCGAT GTTTCTTGACATACTGCATGAGGCACCGTTATTTGGTCATCGGAAGCCTGCAAGAACTGTTGGAAGCataatttattgttttgttttg GTAGGCTATGCTGCTCTGGCTATTGGAGCGCCATGGATTTTTCATCCTATAAAGCACTTGGTTGAACCATTGCTCTGCAGTTGTCATGTCGTTCTCTTGATGCTCACAG TTACTGCATATG GAACTGCTGCCCTTTTACTTGTCATGGTATGGGAACCTCAAATCAGTGCACTTTCGATCCCCATAATTTTAAG GTTGATTATGTTAATTGAAGCGGTGTGTGCTGGATCATTTATGATTATATATATCA GCTATGTACAAAAGTACAATTCATTAAATTCTCAGCCTGATGTTTTGAAGTCATTGTATTCTCCACTTCAGCAATCaagttctttggaagatctaag GTATCATGATGTTGGTCGACTTTCTGATCAGCAAATGGCTCTGTTGCAATATCAGCGAGAGAACCTTCATTTTCTGAATGAGGAG ATTCTTCGGTTGCAAGAGTGCTTAAGTAAATATGAACGGTCCAGTGATGGAAGCACGCCTCAG GTTGATCTTGCCCATATGCTAGCTGCTCGTGATCAGGAATTGAGGACACTTTCGGCTGAG ATGAATCAGGTGACATCAGAACTTAGGCTTGCTCGATCCGTTATAGCTGAGAGGGATACCGAGATTCAGAAATTACTCACCACCAACAAGCAG tatgtagaagaaaatgaaagacTGAGAGCTATTCTAGGAGAATGGAGTACACGGGCCGCAAAG CTCGAGAGAGCGCTGGAAGCTGAGCGTATGTCAAATATTGAACTACAAAAGAGGATTTCAACACTGAAAAAGCAACCACATGCGTCCGAAACATCAGAGGGGCAAAGGAGTTGA
- the LOC103492369 gene encoding protein FIP1 isoform X2 — MAAERHASSRATSSEDNAMFLDILHEAPLFGHRKPARTVGSIIYCFVLVGYAALAIGAPWIFHPIKHLVEPLLCSCHVVLLMLTGIFQQYLVYQVHKIRLQGYYSFSQKLKHIVRLPFAVTAYGTAALLLVMVWEPQISALSIPIILRLIMLIEAVCAGSFMIIYISYVQKYNSLNSQPDVLKSLYSPLQQSSSLEDLRYHDVGRLSDQQMALLQYQRENLHFLNEEILRLQECLSKYERSSDGSTPQVDLAHMLAARDQELRTLSAEMNQVTSELRLARSVIAERDTEIQKLLTTNKQYVEENERLRAILGEWSTRAAKLERALEAERMSNIELQKRISTLKKQPHASETSEGQRS; from the exons ATGGCAGCGGAGAGGCACGCCTCTTCGCGCGCAACATCATCTGAAGACAACGCGAT GTTTCTTGACATACTGCATGAGGCACCGTTATTTGGTCATCGGAAGCCTGCAAGAACTGTTGGAAGCataatttattgttttgttttg GTAGGCTATGCTGCTCTGGCTATTGGAGCGCCATGGATTTTTCATCCTATAAAGCACTTGGTTGAACCATTGCTCTGCAGTTGTCATGTCGTTCTCTTGATGCTCACAG GTATCTTTCAGCAATATCTAGTATACCAAGTCCACAAAATTCGTTTGCAG GGTTATTATAGCTTTAGCCAGAAGTTAAAGCATATTGTTCGTCTACCTTTTGCAGTTACTGCATATG GAACTGCTGCCCTTTTACTTGTCATGGTATGGGAACCTCAAATCAGTGCACTTTCGATCCCCATAATTTTAAG GTTGATTATGTTAATTGAAGCGGTGTGTGCTGGATCATTTATGATTATATATATCA GCTATGTACAAAAGTACAATTCATTAAATTCTCAGCCTGATGTTTTGAAGTCATTGTATTCTCCACTTCAGCAATCaagttctttggaagatctaag GTATCATGATGTTGGTCGACTTTCTGATCAGCAAATGGCTCTGTTGCAATATCAGCGAGAGAACCTTCATTTTCTGAATGAGGAG ATTCTTCGGTTGCAAGAGTGCTTAAGTAAATATGAACGGTCCAGTGATGGAAGCACGCCTCAG GTTGATCTTGCCCATATGCTAGCTGCTCGTGATCAGGAATTGAGGACACTTTCGGCTGAG ATGAATCAGGTGACATCAGAACTTAGGCTTGCTCGATCCGTTATAGCTGAGAGGGATACCGAGATTCAGAAATTACTCACCACCAACAAGCAG tatgtagaagaaaatgaaagacTGAGAGCTATTCTAGGAGAATGGAGTACACGGGCCGCAAAG CTCGAGAGAGCGCTGGAAGCTGAGCGTATGTCAAATATTGAACTACAAAAGAGGATTTCAACACTGAAAAAGCAACCACATGCGTCCGAAACATCAGAGGGGCAAAGGAGTTGA